In the genome of Cyanobacterium stanieri LEGE 03274, the window TACAGGAAATCCCCAAAAAGGTGTTATTTTTGCAGGACGTTTTGGACAGTTTTTCGGTTGGACGGCGGTTATCATTGGTGCATTGGGTACTTTGAATGTCATTACTTTTGGTAACTTTTGGACAGTGTTAATTGGTTGGTTTTTACTTCAAAACGCAGGAAATGCCGCCCAATCGGCGAGATTAGAAGATAAGTTAAATCACTTTAGTGCCGGAGAAGCCATCACCGAAGAAAGCCCCATTGTAAAAGAAAATATCACCCTAAGAGAATTTGCCAACAATTACATCATCGGTAAACAACCTTGGCGTAAGTTTCTTGTTACCAACGAAGACAATATTTTAGTAGGGGTGTTGGAAGTGGAAGATATAAAAGGTATTTCCACCCATCTTTGGGGAGAAACAACCATTAAGGAGTTAATGAAATCCCATGATGATGTGAAAACCGTTATTGATACCGAAACCCTATGGGAAGTTGTCAAAATGCTTGAGCAACAAAAAGAGTCGGAATTAACGGTAGTTAAAGAAGATGGTACATTGTTAGGTTTAATTGAGAAAAAAGGTATCACTAAACTTTTACAATCTCAAAAGTCTTAATAATAAGAGCCTTCTATACCAATGGGCGATGAGAAAACGAACATGGTGGGTAGTTTTGCCCATCTTAATTCCATCAACTGATTATGTTAAAATGGGTATCATTCTTGACCTGAAATTGCTATTCCTAATACACTAAGAATATAACCCTGTTATGACTGTAACTCAAGTAAGTGCGATCGCCCCAAACCTCAGAAAAGATTTTCCCATCCTTCACCAAGAAATCAACGGCAAACCTTTAATTTATTTTGATAATGCGGCTACCTCCCAAAAACCCACCGCCGTTATCAACGCCCTCAAAAATTACTATGAGTTAAACAATGCTAACGTCCACCGTGGCGCCCACAGTCTTAGCGGTAGGGCAACGGATGATTACGAAGGGGCAAGGGATAAAGTAGCAAAATTTATTAATGCCCGTAGTCGTAACGAAATTGTCTATACCCGTAATGCCAGTGAAGCCATTAACATTGTGGCCTATACTTGGGGTTTGGCGAATCTCAAAGAAGATGACGAAATAATTTTAAGTGTCATGGAACATCATAGCAACATTGTGCCATGGCAAATTATCGCCCAAAAAACAGGCACAAAAATCCGTTTTGTAGAACTAACGGACACCGAAGAATTTAATTTGCAACAATATAAAACTTTCCTCAACGAAAAAACTAAATTAGTATCCATTGTTCATGTTTCTAATACCCTCGGTTGCATTAACCCCGTAGAAGAAATTATCAATCTTGCCCATCAACAAGGCGCGAAGGTTTTAATTGATGCTTGTCAAAGTCTTCCCCATATGCCCATTGACGTTCAGGGGATGGATTGTGATTGGTTAGTGGGTTCTGGCCATAAAATGTGCGCCACCACAGGCATTGGCTTTTTATATGGTAAAGAAGAACTATTATTGAAGATGCCTCCTTTTTTGGGGGGAGGAGAGATGATAGGAGAAGTATATCTTGATCATTTTACTTGCGGTGAATTACCCCATAAATTTGAAGCGGGTACTCCTGCCATTGGAGAGGCGATCGCCCTTGGCGCCGCGGTGGATTATTTGAGTAGTATTGGCATGGATAAAATTCACCAATATGAGGAGCAATTAACCGCTTATTTATTTGAGAAGTTGAATAAAATTCCCCATCTAAAAATATATGGTAATCAACCCACCCCCGATGGTCAAGGAAGGGCTTGTTTAGCCGCTTTTAATGTGGATGGCATTCATGCTAGTGATTTGGCTACCCTCCTTGATAACGAAGGGATTGCCATTCGTTCGGGGCATCATTGCACCCAACCTCTCCATCGATATTTAGAAATTTCTGGCAGTGCTAGGGCGAGTCTTTATTTTTACAATACCTTTGAGGAAATAGATACTTTTGTTAAGGCACTCCAAGAAACCATCGATTTTTTCACCCAGATGATGTAAGCAAAAAAAATATGGCTGTTACAAAATTTTAGATTTTCTGGCCCTCAATCACTGTATTTTAAAAAATGAATATAAATGCTCATAAAATACAAAATGCCATGTTAAAGAAAATTTTATACGCCGATTCGGGAAATGGTCACACCCAAGAAATGTTAAAAACTTTACAGGATATTCCTGCTTTTCAAAATTGTGACCTAACCATCTTACACGTTGTTTCCCCCCAAACCAGCGCCGATGCCCTCGAAAGTAAATGGGAAGAAGGGGGAAAGATTTTGGCAGACATCGTTAAAAACGTAGAAATTGATCCTAGTAAGGTTGCCACTATCCTTAGACAAGGTGAACCGAAAGACGTTGTTTGTCAGGTAGCCCAAGAAATTGACGCAGACTTGATTTTAATGGGTTCTCGGGGTTTAAAAAGGTTAGAATCTTTCTTGGAAAACTCTGTTAGTCAATATGTATTCCAACTGAGCGATCGCCCCATGCTCTTGGTCAAAGATGATATATATGTAAGAAGGATAAAAAGGGTAATGCTGGCTCTAGATAAATCAGAGGCTGCCCAATATGCCCTTGAGTTAACCATTAATATGCTCAAAGACTATCGGGAAGCAGAATTATATCTAGTGAGGGTAAACCCCGATTTAGATGCCAATGTGGATTTATCTAAAACCGAAATGGAACAAAACCCCATCCTTGCCCCTGCCCTTGCCCAAGCTAAAAGAATGGGAATTAGTACCCGTTGTATCGTCACAGGGGGTAAACCAGGGAAAAAAATCTGTCAGTTAGCCGAAGAAAAAGACATTGATTTATTATTATTAGGCTCTCCTGATCGTCGTCCTTCCATTGCTAAAAGTTTGGTAGATTTAGATCGTTTACTGGGTTCTTCTCTTTCTGATTATATTCGAGTCAATGCCAATTGCCCTGTTTTATTAGTGAGAAAATAAGGTTTCAGGTTTGGGGTTTTAGGTGATGTGTCCGTACAGGTGTTAGGTAAATGGGTAATTTAATTATCCATTATCAATTCTCCATTATCAATTATTATCATGTCTATAGGCGATCGTTTTAATAAAATTAGAGGCAAAACTAGATTTGTTGTCTCTCGAATTTTTATCCATTTACAAGGGGAAGAAATAGCTCCTTTATTGGGGGTATTAAATGAAAATGCCCGTAGTGCCGTCGATGCGGATGGTGATTTGGAAGTGATGGGGGAATGTTTGGTTAATGTTTGCCAAAGTTTACTCCAATATCAAAACTATTGGCGTAGTGCTTCCAATGAAGGTGACGTAGTCTGGAATGAAGGTGAAGCCGGGGATTATGTAGAAGAATTGTTCACCGATTCAGCTAACCGCTATCTTTCTCAACCCGATGTTACTCCCATGGTAGAGGAAAACGAACTTCTATCCTTGCCCATCACCGATAACTTAATTGTTATGATTACGGTAGCCTTTGAAGGGGAATCCCCCGACATTGAAACTGATTTAGGGGAATATGATGCCCTTAGTGAAGGTTTAAAAGCTCTCATTAGTCTTAATTATAAAGGGGGATACCGTGCGATCGCACTTCACTTCTCCCCCGCCCGACTAGGAGAAATCCTCACCGAAGAACAAACCATTCTCAATTTCCCAGAATTAGTACCACTATAAAAAAGTATCCATACATTACAATGTTTAAGAAATTACTCGCTATATGTTTAGTCATCACCCTCGGTTTTACTACCGTTGCCTGTGGCTCAAACAACCCTAGCCGTAACAATACCAACTTTACCAACAACACAAGCCCAACCGCTACCAATAATATCCCCAATGGTCAATATCCCGTCCAACAAGCCACTTTTAACGATGTAGATGGGGAATATAACCTAATGCTATTAAATACCCCCTCTGGTAGTCGTCCCAACTTCATGACTACCGATTTACAGATGGCAAGGTTAACCGATGAGGAAATCGAAGCAGGTAAACAAACCTACGTAGAAATTAACGGTAGTGATGCCGTGATGCACCTTACCGAAGATTTTCGCATTGAATACATCCACAACGAAACCGAAACCGTCACCAACCCAGACACGGGCAGACAAGAAACCGTCATTGTCAGACAACAATCTAGCTTCTGGAGTCCTTTTGCGGGAGCATTAGCAGGACAAGCCATTGGTAATATGTTATTTAGTCCCCAATATTATGTTCCTCCCGTATATCAACCAGGGGTAACTTTAACGGGTTTTGGGGGTTATGGCAGTAGCTATAGTCAAGCGGTGGACAGCTATCGTAGTAACCATAATACTGTGCCTCCTGTGGAAAAAAACCGCCAATCGGTACGCACCACGGGAACTATTAGAAACAGTCAAACAGGGGTTGTGAAAAGAACAAACCTTAATAATACTAGGTCAACGGGTTCTGGAGTTGGTTCTAGTAATCTCCGTAATAATAATACATCTAACAGCACTACCAGACAAAGAAATAATAGCAGTTTTGGTACTAATCGTAACAGCGGTAGTACAACCCGTCGTACTCCTACTCGTCGCAGTAGCGGTAGTAGTGGTTTCCGTCGTCGTCGTCGTTAACTATCGGAGCAAAAAAATTAATGGGGTGGATAGGTTTTGGGTTTTAACTAATTCCTAATTCCTATCACCTTAATGAAACCTCAATTTGGGATAATAATTATATCAAGTTCGGATAATTCGTTGTAAATAAATTGTACCCCAGTCCCACCATGTAATGAATCACACGGCTAATGGTAGTTCGTTCAATAAATTGAACTAAGATATTAATATTGCTAATTTGTAAGTGATCAAGCGGATTTTATAATTATTAGTCTGGTTTAGTATCATGCTTGACGATAAAAACTTTACAACGGTTTTCAAATTTTTAAATAATAGCCAGAAATGGTTGAAAATATTTACCTTACCATTGCCCGTTGCCCATTCCCTATTCCCTACCTTAACTAAAAAATCTTATCTCGAACTCAGGTTAAAATAGTAGCTACAATTTTTTCATCAATGATTATCATTTGGCACCATGGGTAAAAAATCATCATCCCCTGCAACAATAGATAAAATGGTAACGGGAGTTTTACAAACTATCCAAGCCCAATTTAATCTTCCTAAGTTAAAACAAGGTGCGATCGTTCCCAAAATAATACTTAAAAATGGTAGTAGTGGTAAAACCCACGAATATCCACTATTAGGAGAACGTTATATAATCGGTAGAAATAAAAATAGTTGTGATATTATTCTCCGTAACCCCATCATTAGTCAGATTCATTGTGCCGTTGAAAAAGATAAAAAAACCAATAGATTTAAGATAAAAGATTTACAATCCACCAATGGAATTTACCTGGGCAAAAAACGTTACCAATCAATTGCCCTACACCATAATGATACTGTCACCCTAGGGCCTCCAGAGTTAGAAGATGTCATAGAATTATATTTTGATAAACCCCCCTCCAAATTATCGTTAATTCTTCGCTACGGATTATTTACCATGGCGGGTTTTTTAATTCTCATCAGTGCCGTTGTGGCGGTGGCGTGGTCAAGATATACTGTTTATCCTATGCCCCAAGGTAATACTGGTGCCACCGTGGTTTATGGAGAAGATGGGGTAACACCCCTTGCCCCTCGTATTTCTTCCCCCCATCGAGAGTTAGAAAGATTAAGTGATTTTTCTCCTTATTTACCACAGGCGTTAATTGCTTCGGAAGATTCTCGCTATTATTGGCATTTTGGGGTTGATCCTGTGGGGGTTTTACGGGCTATCCTCATTAATACGGGAGATAGTGGGGTAAGACAGGGGGCAAGTACCATTACTCAGCAGTTAGCCCGTAGTTTATATCCTGAGGTGGGTAGGGAAAATACTATTGCACGGAAGGTGCGAGAAATGATTGTGGCGACTAAGTTGGAGGCTGTATATAGTAAAGATGAGATTATGAAGGGTTATCTCAATCGGGTTTATTTGGGGATAAATCTTTATGGTTTTGAGGATGCGGCGAGATTTTATTTTGGCAAGTCAGCACGGGATGTGTCTATTGAGGAGGCGGCGGCGTTGGTGGCGATTTTACCTGCCCCTAATGCTTATAACCCTGTGCAGGATTATGATACAGCTTTAGGATTGCGTAATCGTGTCATTAGTCGTATGCTTTCTTTGAGTATGATAACAGAGGATCAGGCAAATAGTGCGAGAAGATCTCGCATTGAGATAACCCCCGAAGCAAGGGAGACTTTATCAAACACCATTGCCCCTTATTTTTATAGTTATGTGTTTGATGAGGTGCGGATGTTGTTGGGGGCTGATTTGTTGCAGGAGGGGGATTTTATCATCGAAACGGGGTTAAATTTAGAGTATCAAAGGGAGGCGGAAAATTCCCTTAAGGATTATATTAATACTAATGGATCTCGTTTTAATTTTGACCAAGGGGCGATCGCCACTATCAACAGTCAAACAGGAGAAATTGTTGCCCTAGTGGGGGGAAAAGACTTCCAAGAAAGTCAATTTAATCGAGCCACCCAAGCCCAACGACAAGCCGCCTCCACCTTTAAACTATTCTCCTACGCCGCTGCCCTCGAGGCTGGAATCTCCCCCCATAAAACCTATTCTTGTGCCGCTTTACAATGGCAAGGGGTACAGTTTCGCCCCTGTAATAACTTTTCTGCCCCCATTGATATGTTTGTGGGCATGGCAACTTCAGAAAATGCCGTGGCTTTACGCATTGCCCAAGATGTGGGCTTAAATAAGGTGGTGGCTATTGCAAAAAAAATGGGTATAAATTCCCCCCTAAATCCTGTACCTGGTTTAGCCCTGGGGCAAAGTGAAGTCAACGTTTTAGAAATGACAGGGGCTTATGCCACTATTGCCAACCAAGGGGTATGGAATCGCCCCCACGCCATCAACGTCATTCGAGATGGCAGAGACTGCGAAAACGTAGATGAATATAATACCTGTAGGGAAGTATATCGTTTTAATCAAGGGGGTTATGAAAGTAAACAAGCTATTACTCCCCAAATTGCCCAAACCATGCACCAAATGTTTCAAAGGGTTGTTACTTCAGGCACTGGTAGAAATGCCAATATAGGTAGGGGGGAAGGGGGTAAAACAGGTACGAATTCCCAAGGTATTGACTTGTGGTTTATTGGTTATAGTCCTCAAGATAACCTCACCACAGGAGTATGGTTGGGCAATGATGATAATTCCCCCACTAGGGGAGGTAGTGCGCAGGCTGCTTCTTTATGGGGTAGTTATATGAGAAAATTACTTTAAATGGCTTTTTTCTCGTAAAAGTGCGTCTTTATTTTAAATATTGAAAAAACTTTTATTCTACTTTTTCAAAATATTGATTTTCTAACAAAAAGGCTTTTTGGGTAAAACGAATTGCCCAATATCCGCTTGGTTTTGGTGATAAAATAATTCCTTCTTCGCCTATGGCTATTTCTGAGGCTGATTTTAGCATGGGCATGGGTTCAGCTGTTTTGAGGTATGGAGGTAATTTTGTTACCCTAATTTTGTCCCCTACTTTTAATGTTTGTTCCATTTTTTCTAGTGTTTAATTTATCTTTGTAACTTGGATTTTAATTAGGGTGCGCTGATCAAAAATATCCTATCTAATTAGTAAATTCTACCATTATTCACGGTATAATCAATGACGTAGCTAAGGATTAATATTCAATAAATTGAACAAAAAGTTATATTTTGATTTACGGATTTAGTATAAATTATTAAAAAATTAGTTTAAAAATAAAATAATAGCTTGTAAAGCACCAATAAAAAATCCTAAAATTCCTCCTAAATTAACGATCGCCTGTAGCTCACTTTTAACAATAGATTGAGTGGCATTTTCTAACTGTTCGGGGGAAGTATCTTTGATACGATCAATAATGACTTGATCTATGGCTAAAATAGGGATTGCTTGGGTGACAATTTTTTCTAAATCTTCTTCTAAATACCTTTCCAAAATTAAGGCTAATTCTTTACTCACAACCCCCAGGGAACTATTAACCACGGTGGAGGATTGGAGACGACTAATAATTAAAATTGAAACCTTATCCCAATCAATAGAAGCACTAAAATCCTGTAAAAAATCTACCCCTTTTTCTTGAATATATTCCCTAACAATTTTTCCTGTAGTTTGTCTCAATTGTTTAACAGTGGCTACGGGTAAATTTTGTAAAGATAAGGTAAGAAAAAATTCCTTTAAACGGGTTCTAACTTCTAAAGATAATAATATTTCTTTGATGCGTAAATTAGCGGTTTCTTTTTCATCTAAACAAAAAGTTCTTAACCTTTGTAAGCTATTTTTTACCCCGAACAAATTAGCCACTACCCAATAAGTACCGCTAGTTTTTTCCCTAAATCCCTCATCGATAACAGTTATGTTTCTGTCTGTCAAAAAATTAACTAAATTTTCCCGTAAAAAATCGGGAGAGAATACAGCCTTTAATAACCAGTCTGATAGTTGTCTGGCTTGATTTTCCGTTAAAGTAAATTCTAATAAAATACGGTCAAAAATTTGATCTATTTGAGCTTGAAAAAAATTCTCTTTTCTGGCTAAGGCTCTTAATAATTTCGGGAAAGATTCTCCAAATAAATCCCTTAAAATATCGGCTAAAATTCGAGCAGTTTTATTTTCTTTATCCTCCTTAATTTGCTTTAATGCTAACTGTAATAACCAAACGATCGCCCCTTCAACCCTTTCAGTTTGTAATAATCTTTTAGCTAACTTTTGTAACTCTGAAGGAGTCAAAAGAGAACCCATAATAGTATCAGAAACCCTTTTAGCTAATCTTTCTTGATTTCGGGGAATTAAACCGGGGGTAAAAGGAAGTCTTTTTTTGAAAATAAATACGGGGCGATAAGGTCGAAATAGCATATTAATGGCTAAATCGTTGGTAAAATAACCTATTACTGCTCCTGCGACGGGGGGTAAAGCGTATTGCCACCAGTTATTGAATCCTAAAAACATTAATTCTTGTTGATAACTGTTTTTTCTTGCTTTCTTTTATTATTTAAATAAATAGATTTGCAAAATTAATGATGATATTTGATGGTTAAAAAATTCTCACAAGGGGCTTATGCCTTCTGGATAAATTTATTTAATATTTTAACTTTTCAAATAAAAATTTTATTAGTTATTTTGTTAATACTAAGACCCCCATTATACCACCAGCTAGGGGGTAATGGATAGCCGAATTAAATCCCGCTTTTTGTCCTAATTTTATTTGTTCCTCACCACAGGGAAATCGGTCTAAACTGGGATTAATATAAGCATATTCAGCCGTTGAGCCAAAATATTGAGCCATATTAACCACAATATTATCTATATACCATCTTTGGGCTTGGGCTAATAGGGAATCAGAAGGGCGATGAAAATCAAGAATGGCGACTTTAGAGTTAGGTTTCAAAACTCGGTGGATTTCTTGGAGGGCCAGGGGTATATCAACAACGTTTCTGAGTCCATAACCCATGGTGGCACAGTCAAAGGTATTGTCATCAAAGGGGAGAGTTAAAACGTCACTTTCTATCCAAGTTATATTATTGATAGAGGGTTTTTGTTGTTGTTTTTCTTGGGCAACGGCAAGGAGTTGGGGGGAGAAGTCAACGCCGTAAACTTTGCCGTGGGTGATTTGTTTTGCTAATAAAAAAGTAAGATCACCTGTACCACAACAGAGGTCTAAACCTTGATGATGGGGTTGGGCGTTGCTCCATTTTACCGCCATTTTTTTCCAAACATGGTGAACCCCAAAACTAAGCCAGTTATTCATTTGGTCGTAGATAGGGGCAATGTTGTTAAAGATGTTTTGAATTTCTTTATCAGTGGGTTTGGTGGATGATGTCATACTAAGTCCTATTTTAATAATATACCAATATAGGTTAAGGCAGGAAACGGGAAACAGGGAACAGATAATAATGTTTTATTCTCAATTGTCAGACGGTGGATAATACTAAACTTTACTAATCGGATTTGCTGTCATGGAGTTTGTTTGGAATTAACTGGCTTTTTCGGTATGATTCGATCTAGTGTATCGATTTTTGATTTGTGATGAGGGAGGTATTCGGTTGACTTTTGTGGAATCAAGGATTAAGGTGGCGGATGATTTATCTTTGTCTGTGATGGGTTGTGGCACTTGGGCTTGGGGAAATCAGTTTTTGTGGGGTTATACTCCCGAGATGGATGGGGAGTTACAGAGGGTTTTTAATTTGATGGTGTCGCAGGGGGTGACTTGGTTTGATACGGGGGATTCTTATGGCACGGGGAAATTTAGTGGGCGCAGTGAGTCTCTTTTGGGTCGGTTTGTGGCAGAATATGAGGGGGAACATTGGGGGGATATTGCGATCGCCACTAAACTAGCGGTATATCCTTGGCGTTTAACTCCTCAATCCATGGTCAAAGCCTGTGAAAAATCAGCTCAAAGACTGCAAAAACCTGTGGATTTGGTACAGTTACACTGGCCCCCTACCAAGTATTTTCCATGGCAAGAAAAGCCCCTTTTAGAAGGGTTGGCGAGGTTATATCATCAGGGTAAGGTAAGGGCGATCGGTTTGTCTAATTATGGCCCTGATAATTTACTCAAAGCCCATCAGTTTTTTCAAGCCCAAGGGGTGAAAATTAGTACGTTGCAGGTACAATATTCTTTACTTTCTACCTATGCCATTTCTGAGTTAGGGTTAAAAGATTTATGTCGGGAGTTGGACATCAAAATTATCGCCTATAGCCCCCTAACGTTGGGTTTATTGACGGGAAAATATGGTTTAGATACTCCACTACCTAAAGGCTCTCGACGCTTCTTATTTAAGCAATTATTACCCAGTATTCAACCTCTTTTGGATCGGCTAAGGGCGATCGCCCTTAACAACGGCAAAACCATGGCACAAGTAGCCATCAATTGGTGTATTTGTCAGGGTACAATCCCCATTCCGGGAGCAAAAAACCTGCAACAAGCCCAAGACAATATAGGGGCGCTGGGGTGGCGTTTGAGTAATCAAGAAGTAAAAGAATTAGAACAAATTGCCCTTAATTTGGATAGAAAAATGATCCAAAATATATTCCAAACCAGTTAATAAATTATATGGCATTGGTGAATTAAGGTATGATTTCTTGTTGAGGAAGGGAACAGGGAACGGGGAATAGGGAACAGTTATAATATTTAGAAGTCTTAGTTTTTTGTGTAATTCAATAATGTTTCATACTCAAAATCAGCAATGCCAATCAAAAGTTTGCCAGTTTTAACCATTACCCATTTTCCTTAAACTATAACTAGCAATTTCAGAAGGTTTAATATAGTTTAAGTTGTCTTCATCAAGGGGATTTTCTAAGATATTAACCTTATGTTCAATGGTTAAATCTAAACTATTTTGTAAATCAAAGTTGCTAACCCGATGGGCAGATTCATAAAAACGCAAAATTACTTGATTTTTATCATCATATCCCTGTTTAAAACAAGTTAAAATCAGATTATCAGAGCCTAAATTTAAAAACTCCTGTTCAGGGGGAAAAATGTCAAAATGGTGTTCATTTTCCGCCAAAACTACTACTTGTAAAGGTACATTTAATTCATAGCCTTTATTAACTGTTTTAGCCTCTTGCCAACCCTGATGATGGGGATAAATAGCATAATTGAAATTATGCACCATCATATCAGAAGTAGCGTCAGGCCATTTAGGGCTACGTAACAAA includes:
- a CDS encoding site-2 protease family protein, which encodes MNGNIRVGNLFGIPFYINPSWFLILGLMTLTYGGQLAFTTELPGVVPWLVGLFASLLLFASVLAHELGHSFVAISQGIEVKSITLFIFGGLASLERESKSPGEAFAVAIAGPLVSIILFAIFTAIQTTVTLPLALSLVVSLLAYINLILALFNMIPGLPLDGGNVLKAIVWKITGNPQKGVIFAGRFGQFFGWTAVIIGALGTLNVITFGNFWTVLIGWFLLQNAGNAAQSARLEDKLNHFSAGEAITEESPIVKENITLREFANNYIIGKQPWRKFLVTNEDNILVGVLEVEDIKGISTHLWGETTIKELMKSHDDVKTVIDTETLWEVVKMLEQQKESELTVVKEDGTLLGLIEKKGITKLLQSQKS
- a CDS encoding SufS family cysteine desulfurase, which gives rise to MTVTQVSAIAPNLRKDFPILHQEINGKPLIYFDNAATSQKPTAVINALKNYYELNNANVHRGAHSLSGRATDDYEGARDKVAKFINARSRNEIVYTRNASEAINIVAYTWGLANLKEDDEIILSVMEHHSNIVPWQIIAQKTGTKIRFVELTDTEEFNLQQYKTFLNEKTKLVSIVHVSNTLGCINPVEEIINLAHQQGAKVLIDACQSLPHMPIDVQGMDCDWLVGSGHKMCATTGIGFLYGKEELLLKMPPFLGGGEMIGEVYLDHFTCGELPHKFEAGTPAIGEAIALGAAVDYLSSIGMDKIHQYEEQLTAYLFEKLNKIPHLKIYGNQPTPDGQGRACLAAFNVDGIHASDLATLLDNEGIAIRSGHHCTQPLHRYLEISGSARASLYFYNTFEEIDTFVKALQETIDFFTQMM
- a CDS encoding universal stress protein, which codes for MLKKILYADSGNGHTQEMLKTLQDIPAFQNCDLTILHVVSPQTSADALESKWEEGGKILADIVKNVEIDPSKVATILRQGEPKDVVCQVAQEIDADLILMGSRGLKRLESFLENSVSQYVFQLSDRPMLLVKDDIYVRRIKRVMLALDKSEAAQYALELTINMLKDYREAELYLVRVNPDLDANVDLSKTEMEQNPILAPALAQAKRMGISTRCIVTGGKPGKKICQLAEEKDIDLLLLGSPDRRPSIAKSLVDLDRLLGSSLSDYIRVNANCPVLLVRK
- a CDS encoding DUF1517 domain-containing protein yields the protein MMSIGDRFNKIRGKTRFVVSRIFIHLQGEEIAPLLGVLNENARSAVDADGDLEVMGECLVNVCQSLLQYQNYWRSASNEGDVVWNEGEAGDYVEELFTDSANRYLSQPDVTPMVEENELLSLPITDNLIVMITVAFEGESPDIETDLGEYDALSEGLKALISLNYKGGYRAIALHFSPARLGEILTEEQTILNFPELVPL
- a CDS encoding transglycosylase domain-containing protein, with product MGKKSSSPATIDKMVTGVLQTIQAQFNLPKLKQGAIVPKIILKNGSSGKTHEYPLLGERYIIGRNKNSCDIILRNPIISQIHCAVEKDKKTNRFKIKDLQSTNGIYLGKKRYQSIALHHNDTVTLGPPELEDVIELYFDKPPSKLSLILRYGLFTMAGFLILISAVVAVAWSRYTVYPMPQGNTGATVVYGEDGVTPLAPRISSPHRELERLSDFSPYLPQALIASEDSRYYWHFGVDPVGVLRAILINTGDSGVRQGASTITQQLARSLYPEVGRENTIARKVREMIVATKLEAVYSKDEIMKGYLNRVYLGINLYGFEDAARFYFGKSARDVSIEEAAALVAILPAPNAYNPVQDYDTALGLRNRVISRMLSLSMITEDQANSARRSRIEITPEARETLSNTIAPYFYSYVFDEVRMLLGADLLQEGDFIIETGLNLEYQREAENSLKDYINTNGSRFNFDQGAIATINSQTGEIVALVGGKDFQESQFNRATQAQRQAASTFKLFSYAAALEAGISPHKTYSCAALQWQGVQFRPCNNFSAPIDMFVGMATSENAVALRIAQDVGLNKVVAIAKKMGINSPLNPVPGLALGQSEVNVLEMTGAYATIANQGVWNRPHAINVIRDGRDCENVDEYNTCREVYRFNQGGYESKQAITPQIAQTMHQMFQRVVTSGTGRNANIGRGEGGKTGTNSQGIDLWFIGYSPQDNLTTGVWLGNDDNSPTRGGSAQAASLWGSYMRKLL
- the sipA gene encoding regulatory protein SipA; protein product: MEQTLKVGDKIRVTKLPPYLKTAEPMPMLKSASEIAIGEEGIILSPKPSGYWAIRFTQKAFLLENQYFEKVE
- a CDS encoding DUF445 domain-containing protein, whose protein sequence is MFLGFNNWWQYALPPVAGAVIGYFTNDLAINMLFRPYRPVFIFKKRLPFTPGLIPRNQERLAKRVSDTIMGSLLTPSELQKLAKRLLQTERVEGAIVWLLQLALKQIKEDKENKTARILADILRDLFGESFPKLLRALARKENFFQAQIDQIFDRILLEFTLTENQARQLSDWLLKAVFSPDFLRENLVNFLTDRNITVIDEGFREKTSGTYWVVANLFGVKNSLQRLRTFCLDEKETANLRIKEILLSLEVRTRLKEFFLTLSLQNLPVATVKQLRQTTGKIVREYIQEKGVDFLQDFSASIDWDKVSILIISRLQSSTVVNSSLGVVSKELALILERYLEEDLEKIVTQAIPILAIDQVIIDRIKDTSPEQLENATQSIVKSELQAIVNLGGILGFFIGALQAIILFLN
- the ubiE gene encoding bifunctional demethylmenaquinone methyltransferase/2-methoxy-6-polyprenyl-1,4-benzoquinol methylase UbiE, with the translated sequence MTSSTKPTDKEIQNIFNNIAPIYDQMNNWLSFGVHHVWKKMAVKWSNAQPHHQGLDLCCGTGDLTFLLAKQITHGKVYGVDFSPQLLAVAQEKQQQKPSINNITWIESDVLTLPFDDNTFDCATMGYGLRNVVDIPLALQEIHRVLKPNSKVAILDFHRPSDSLLAQAQRWYIDNIVVNMAQYFGSTAEYAYINPSLDRFPCGEEQIKLGQKAGFNSAIHYPLAGGIMGVLVLTK
- a CDS encoding aldo/keto reductase, encoding MGCGTWAWGNQFLWGYTPEMDGELQRVFNLMVSQGVTWFDTGDSYGTGKFSGRSESLLGRFVAEYEGEHWGDIAIATKLAVYPWRLTPQSMVKACEKSAQRLQKPVDLVQLHWPPTKYFPWQEKPLLEGLARLYHQGKVRAIGLSNYGPDNLLKAHQFFQAQGVKISTLQVQYSLLSTYAISELGLKDLCRELDIKIIAYSPLTLGLLTGKYGLDTPLPKGSRRFLFKQLLPSIQPLLDRLRAIALNNGKTMAQVAINWCICQGTIPIPGAKNLQQAQDNIGALGWRLSNQEVKELEQIALNLDRKMIQNIFQTS